One Brassica napus cultivar Da-Ae chromosome C4, Da-Ae, whole genome shotgun sequence genomic region harbors:
- the LOC125585918 gene encoding uncharacterized protein At4g02000-like — MDDHCSTLGTDHLIKLPVTNPFWISLRGIPLHYWHEKVVRNIGLELGELETYEVTKTSTRVRVMVDGSKPLIMEAAMEFDSGEESIISLHYENLGNHCSICYRLSHLQSHCPERPILIATRQTDTKAVGQPIRQTTPISSHSVPWNPTTTTEGDNRPYQQRLDRHGKPFGDRFSTALFRPTGPKNKIAPRLPHDYDRSKENLRENDEKEYSSPPYTRRRLNNHGEAQRRENHSTRHRGSPTLQWRAKSPLINPTDKGQGSETHNEGNSRAPKQWRARSPLLAQEATPPSALFQPPRSSVGRNLNVMDFPPDPTIPYREEVMEELREVTLQYIKCADPVESATRKQRVLLSELDGTVDETATKIIQASTSAAMIQQERYLEPTIQLPPPRETEPAASGPTANPARKRRRPRRTTDRRTTVKHSPKTFLGTGSRK; from the coding sequence ATGGATGATCATTGTTCAACGCTGGGAACCGATCATCTCATCAAGCTTCCCGTCACAAATCCCTTCTGGATCTCGCTTAGAGGGATACCTCTCCATTACTGGCATGAAAAGGTGGTACGCAACATTGGACTCGAATTGGGTGAACTCGAAACCTATGAGGTAACGAAAACTTCAACTCGAGTTAGGGTCATGGTGGACGGCTCAAAGCCATTAATAATGGAAGCAGCCATGGAATTCGATTCAGGCGAAGAAAGCATTATCTCTCTACACTATGAAAATTTGGGTAATCATTGCTCTATATGCTACCGACTCTCCCACTTACAGTCCCACTGTCCGGAGAGACCCATCCTCATAGCTACACGCCAGACTGATACCAAGGCGGTGGGACAACCTATTCGGCAGACAACTCCTATCTCCTCTCACTCTGTTCCTTGGAACCCAACAACAACTACTGAGGGTGACAACAGACCTTACCAACAACGTCTGGATCGACATGGGAAGCCGTTTGGAGACAGATTCTCAACGGCATTGTTCCGTCCAACTGGGCCGAAAAACAAAATCGCTCCGAGGCTGCCACATGACTATGATCGCAGCAAGGAAAATCTTAGAGAAAATGATGAGAAGGAATACTCATCTCCACCTTATACAAGACGCAGACTCAACAATCACGGTGAGGCCCAGAGGCGGGAAAACCATAGTACAAGACACCGTGGCTCCCCAACTCTGCAATGGCGAGCAAAATCACCGCTGATCAACCCAACCGACAAAGGACAGGGAAGCGAAACCCACAATGAAGGGAACAGTAGGGCTCCTAAGCAATGGAGAGCAAGATCACCATTACTTGCTCAAGAAGCTACTCCTCCAAGCGCTCTGTTCCAACCCCCTAGATCCTCAGTTGGACGAAATCTGAATGTGATGGACTTTCCCCCGGATCCTACAATCCCTTATAGGGAAGAGGTGATGGAGGAACTACGAGAGGTCACTCTCCAATACATAAAATGTGCGGATCCGGTGGAAAGTgcaacaagaaaacaacgggTGCTCCTAAGTGAGCTGGATGGTACAGTGGATGAAACAGCAACAAAAATCATCCAAGCCTCGACATCTGCTGCTATGATACAACAAGAAAGATACTTGGAGCCCACAATCCAGCTACCACCACCTCGAGAGACCGAACCTGCAGCATCTGGACCAACTGCCAACCCCGCGAGAAAACGTAGAAGACCACGTAGGACTACGGACAGAAGGACCACAGTCAAACATAGCCCAAAGACCTTTCTGGGTACGGGTTCACGAAAGTGA
- the LOC106396959 gene encoding protein GID8 homolog — MATSKKVITRDEWEKKLNAVKLRKEDMNTLVMNFLVTEGFVEAADKFQRESGTKPEIDLATITDRMAVKKAVQNGNVEDAIEKVNDLNPEILDTNPELFFHLQQQRLIELIRQGKTEEALEFAQEELAPRGEENQAFLQELEKTVALLVFEDASNCPVKDLLDISHRLKTASEVNAAILTSQSHEKDPKLPSLLKMLIWAQNQLDEKAVYPHINDLSTGQLETLSE; from the exons ATG GCTACTTCGAAGAAAGTGATCACACGTGACGAGTGGGAGAAGAAGCTAAACGCTGTCAAGCTCAGGAAAGAAGATATGAACACTCTCGTCATGAACTTTCTTGTCACTGAGGGTTTTGTTGAAGCTGCTGATAAGTTCCAAAGGGAATCTGGAACCAAAC CAGAGATAGATCTTGCCACCATCACAGATCGAATGGCTGTTAAAAAGGCTGTTCAAAACGGAAACGTCGAGGATGCTATTGAAAAAGTTAATGACTTGAATCCTGAG ATACTAGACACAAATCCAGAGCTCTTCTTTCATCTTCAGCAGCAAAGATTGATTGAACTTATTCGACAGGGGAAGACTGAAGAAGCCTTGGAGTTTGCTCAGGAGGAACTTGCCCCACGTGGCGAAGAAAAC CAAGCGTTTCTCCAAGAGCTGGAAAAAACTGTAGCGCTGCTTGTTTTTGAAGATGCATCTAACTGCCCTGTTAAAGATCTTCTTGACATTTCCCACCGCCTTAAGACAGCAAGTGAAGTGAACGCAGCAATTCTTACTAGCCAGAGTCATGAAAAAG ATCCAAAACTTCCAAGCTTGTTGAAGATGCTCATTTGGGCTCAGAACCAACTGGATGAGAAAGCTGTGTATCCACACATCAATGATTTGTCTACTGGCCAGCTCGAAACCCTGTCAGAATAA